The following DNA comes from Enterocloster bolteae.
AGTGATGCAGGGAAGCGTAACCATATATAATTGGAAGGAAAAACCGCCGGTCAGGAAAATTGGAAGTATTACTGCTGTGTATCAAGTCGGCAGCCGGTTTGGAAAAGGGACATATCATTTTGGATCCGGTCCCAGGGATACAGTAAGGACCGGAGACGACCTGCCCGTGGCAGCGGCCGCCGCAATGGCAGTTTTATGTATGGCGGGCTTCAGTATGTGTCTGTGTATGAAACAGAAGAGGGAATGGAGTAAGGGCAGGAAATGGGTGATATTTATTCTGGTTTTGATACCCGTAACAGTTTATCTGGCTTTTGATGTTCTGGCGGAGGAAACAGATAGTATATCTGTCTCAGGGAAAATAGTATATTCCTCCATGGAAAACATAGAACCTGTCCCGCAAACCGCCTGGGTACTGGCCAGGGACGAGATATCGGGAAAGGAGCGGAATGTCCTTCTGCCCCTTGTGAGTTATCATTTTTCTGATAAGCATTGGGAGGACGGATTTCGGCTGGATTTAAAGGTGAGGGATTATGATGCAGGTTTTTATGAAGTTGGCGGTGTGAGGATTGAAACACAGAAGGAGGAGATTAGGGAGAGCCTGATGGACTATGAGGCAGAAATTTTAGGACAGGCAGGCCTGGATTCAGAGGCGTATAGAATTGACCAATTTCAGTGGAATGGCGGGGTATATGAAAGTGATGGAGTGCTATGCCGGAATTTGACAGCAATTGGACGCAAAATGGTTGCGGACTGCACTGCGGTTTATGGAGGGGAGGTAAGCCGGAACGTATTTTTGAATGACAGCAAAGGGGATGAAGAGAGCGGTCAGATTGGAGATTCGGGGATTGATGAGAGGTATGTTATTAAAAATAATGTACAGCCATTTTTTTCCATGGGAGTAACTGTGCCTGCAGCCGGGATTTGTTTTGTGGCATTGATTGCAGCTATGGTTCTGGCTATGATAAAGAATACCAGACCTTATGGCATGGCGGCGGTTATGTTCATGTTTTTTGCGGGCGTTGTGTTCAGCATGCATTTTCTGGTGAAGATGGGAATGGATTATGCCGATGGGCGCCGAATATATGGTATGGTGCAGGACGAGGCATATGGAAGGGGGCAGAATGAGGGACAGGAAAGAGAAGCTGGTGAGGAGAGAGAGGCTGGTGAGGAGAGAGAGGCTGGTGAGGAAAGAGAAGCTGGAGAGGGGAGAGAAGCTGGTGAGGAGAGAGATGTTGATGAGGAGAGAGGTGCTGGCGGAGGGAGAGATTCTGACGCAGAGAAAAAAACGGATGAGGAAAGTCCTGATGGGAAATCTCCTTTAAATGAAGAAGCCCTTGCTTCCATCAATCCGGAATACCAGTTCTGGCTGGCTGTACCTGGAACTAACATTGATTACCCGGTGGTGAGGCATGAAGATAATGAGTATTATCTGAATCATAACTTTTATCAGGAACAGCATATAACAGGCTGTGTTTTTGCCGATTCCTCGGCTGTTCCCCTGGCTGTGGACAATACGGTGCTGTACGGACATAATATGAAGGACGGAAGCATGTTTGCAGGTTTGAAACAATATGGTGAGGAAGCTTTTTTCCGGGAAAACCCTGTTATACAGATATTTTACAGGGGAAAGTGGGTGGAATGTCCTGTCTTTTCATGTCAGATCCGCCATCAGAGCGACGCCGGAGCCTACGGCACTAACTTTATGGAAGAAGAGTGGCTGCCTTATCTTGAAAAGATGGGGGCAGCGTCCCTCTATGAAACGGGAATCATTCCGGGAGGGGATGAGAAGCTTATAACGCTTTCGACCTGCTATGGCAAAGATCAATATCTGATTGTGCAGGCGCTGCTGTATGGTATGTGACATCCGTAATAAGTATTTTTAGAGGATGTTAGCCGGTGTTTTTTCGGGTTTTATGCATGAGAGGGATCTGTTGTAACGGAATCTCTCAGTATGGCTGACTTTTCACTTACACCAAGAAGAACCAAAAAAGTCAAATACAGAAAGTTAACGCTGACCCTTGCGCCATGTATATTGCATATAAAGCAGAAAGATAGTATAGTAATAGAAGATCTATGCAAATACGATGACAATAGGTGGCATTAGTGAAAAAGAATATCGACTTACTAAATGGAAATATACTCACATCTCTGACTGAGCTGGCCCTTCCAATCATGGCCACGTCTCTGGTCCAGACTGCGTATAATCTGACGGATATGGCCTGGATTGGTATGGTGGGAAGCGATGCGGTGGCAGCGGTTGGTGCGGCAGCCATGTATACCTGGCTGTCCTCCGGCGTTGCAACCCTGGCCAGGATGGGAGGCCAGGTGAAGTCTGCCCATGCCTATGGAGAAGGAAACCGCAGGGAGGCGGTCCAGTACGGAAAGGGAGCCCTGCAATTGGCTTTGGTGCTGGCTGCTGTGTATGGAATCATAACAAATCTTTTTGCAGGGCCTCTGATAGACTTTTTCCATCTTAATTCAAACCTGGTGGTGGAAGATGCAATTGTGTATCTGAGAATCGCATGCGGCCTTATTCTCTTTGCATTTATTGGACAGACACTGACGGGTCTTTATACGGCTTCCGGCAACAGCAGAACTCCTTTTGTGGCCAACTGTATCGGCATGGGAGCCAATATTGTGTTGGACCCACTGCTTATCTTCGGCCTGGGGCCAATTCCCGGCATGGGAGTGGCCGGTGCAGCCATTGCAACGGTGACAGCCCAGTTCATCGTGGCTCTGGTCCTGGTTATTTCTATGAGAAGGGACCCTGTACTGGCATCCCAGATGCGGGTTTGGATTCCCACTCCTTTATCTAATATTAAAACCATGGTAAGGATTGGATTTCCGGCAGCAATTCAGAGTATGCTGTACTGCGGAATCTCTATGGTCCTTACCAGGTTCGTCACTGCATGGGGGGATACGGCGGTTGCAGTCCAGAGAGTAGGCGGCCAGATTGAATCCATATCCTGGATGACGGCAGATGGTTTTGGGACAGCTATCAATGCATTTGTCGGGCAGAACTATGGCGCGGGAAACCTGAAGCGGGTAAAGAAAGGTTACATGACAGCATCTGCCATCATGTTTATATGGGGCATTTTTACCACCTGCCTTCTCATATTTGGAGCGGCGCCCATATTCAGCCTGTTTATTCATGAGGCAGAGGTCATACCGGCCGGAGCTGATTATCTTCGGATTATTGGTTTTTCGGAAATGTTCATGTGCGTGGAGCTGATGACCGTAGGCGCCCTGTCCGGCATGGGAAAGACGATGGAGGCATCTGTCATAACCATTATCCTCACAGCTTCGCGCATTCCGCTTGCCGTGATTCTGGGAGGAACAGCCATGGGACTGAACGGCATTTGGTGGGCACTGACTATTTCAAGTATTGTAAAAGGAATCATTTTCTTTGTGTATTATCTTCATATCATGAAGAGGATGAAGGCATAGGCGCCGGTTGGGGTAAAGTTCAGGGCCAAAGTTTAGGGGGCAAAAATCAAAAAAATATGCTTGTAAAATGTCGGATTTTGTGAGAGAATAGAACCAAGTATGATGTGATAAATTTAACGAATGGGCACTGTACTTGATCAAATTCATTTTTGAAAGGAGTTTTAACACATGATTTATTCACATGAAGTAGAAGAGATGTGCACAGTTGCACAGGGCGTTCATCATGGCGCTGCTCCAATTCCGGAAGAAGCAAAATGGGTAAAATCAAAAGAAGTCAAAGACATTTCCGGCCTGACCCACGGCGTAGGCTGGTGTGCTCCTCAGCAGGGTGCCTGCAAGCTGACACTGAATGTAAAGGAAGGAATCATCCAGGAAGCCCTGGTTGAGACCATCGGATGTTCAGGTATGACACACTCCGCCGCTATGGCAGCAGAGATTCTGCCGGGACGTACTGTGTTAGAAGCTTTAAATACAGACTTGGTATGTGACGCTATCAATACAGCTATGAGAGAACTGTTCCTTCAGATTGTATACGGAAGAACACAGAGTGCATTCTCTGAGGATGGACTTCCTGTAGGAGCTGGTCTGGAAGATTTAGGAAAGGGCCTCCGTTCCCAGGTTGGAACCATGTACGGAACCCTGAAGAAAGGTCCCCGCTATTTGGAGATGGCTGAGGGTTATGTAACCGGTATTGCACTGGATGCAGACGATCAGATCATTGGTTATCAGTTCGTAAGCCTTGGCAAGATGACTGATTTCATCAAGAAGGGCGACGATCCTAACACAGCATGGGAGAAGGCACAGGGCCAGTACGGCCGCGTTGCTGACGCTGTTAAGATTATCGATCCACGTAAAGAATGATGAAGACCGAATAGGAGGAATAAGAAGATGGCATTATTTGAATCATATGAGAGAAGAATTGACAAAATCAATTCTGTATTAAACAGCTATGGCATTGCTTCCATTGAAGAAGCTGAGAAGATTACGAAAGATGCAGGCCTGGACGTATATGATCAGGTTAAGAAAATCCAGCCAATCTGCTTTGAGAACGCTTGCTGGGCATACATAGTAGGTGCTGCTATTGCTATTAAGAAGGACTGCAGAAGGGCTGCAGACGCGGCAGCAGCTATCGGCGAGGGCCTTCAGTCATTCTGTATTCCAGGTTCTGTTGCTGACCAGCGTAAGGTTGGTTTAGGACACGGCAACCTGGGCAAGATGCTTCTGGAAGAAGAGACCGACTGCTTCTGCTTCCTGGCAGGCCATGAGTCCTTTGCTGCTGCTGAGGGCGCTATCGGTATCGCTGAGAAGGCAAACAAGGTTCGTCAGAAACCACTGCGTGTTATCCTGAACGGTTTAGGAAAGGACGCTGCACAGATTATCTCCAGAATCAATGGATTTACCTATGTAGAGACAGAGATGGATTACTATACAGGCGAGGTTAAGGAGCTGTGGAGAAAGTCTTACTCCGAGGGACTTCGCGCAAAGGTTAACTGCTACGGCGCTAACGACGTAACAGAAGGCGTTGCTATCATGTGGAAGGAAGGCGTGGATGTTTCCATTACCGGTAACTCCACCAACCCAACCAGATTCCAGCACCCGGTTGCAGGAACCTATAAGAAGGAATGCGTAGAGAAGGGCAAAAAGTATTTCTCCGTGGCATCCGGCGGCGGTACAGGCCGTACCCTGCATCCTGACAACATGGCAGCCGGTCCTGCTTCCTACGGTATGACTGACACAATGGGACGTATGCATTCAGATGCTCAGTTCGCCGGTTCCTCTTCCGTGCCTGCACACGTAGAGATGATGGGTCTTATCGGTGCCGGCAATAACCCAATGGTTGGTATGACGGTGGCGATTGCGGTTAGCATCGAAGAAGCCTCTAAAGCTGGGAAATTCTAATATAACGCTTACGGAATAAGGCTTTTTGAAGATATAGGAAATACTTGGTGGTTGGGATAACCTAGGCTAGCTGTTGCTATTTATTCCGGTCTAGCTATTTGCAGATAAAGTGGCCAACGATACCTGCCAAGACTGAGATAAGGAAAGCTATTATGTTGTCCATGTGAGCACCTCCTTCCTGCTGGAAAGAGTCAACAGCATATTGACATTTTTAATTATATGGCGTAATATAATCACAGCAGAGAAAAGCGAATGTGTTCCAATGATGCACAGACGAACCCTCAGGGAGTTGCAGCTTCCTGGGGGTTCTGTTTTTGAAGAGGAGTAACTTAGGCTGGTTGCTGGCTATTTATCTCTGTCCAGCTGTTTGCAGATACAGCGGCTAACGATACCTGCCGTTAGAAATGAGGAAATTATGTGTGAATACGGTGAGGACCACAGAGAAATATATAAAATAGATTTTAAGGAAAAGTTGAAAGAAGAAATTATCAAGTGCCTAAAAAAAGCTGGAAATGAGTTATATTTAGTGGATAGCAGTCTGATTAGTGATAAGACATACTTAGATGTCCATGCCCATGAACGCAGTATTTGTTTTAGATTTGGTACATACTTAAATAAATATATAGAATCAAACAGCTTTCTAAAAAAATATGATTTAGATGCGGAATATAATCGGGATATTGATATGATTAAGCGGCTGCCAGGCTGGCCTAATGGCTGTTATCCGGATTTGATTTTACATAAACGGGGAAATAACGAAAATAATATTTTGATTATTGAATGTAAAGGTTGGTGGTCAAGTGAAGAGGCTATTCAGAATGATAGAGAAAAGATAATGCAATTTTTACACTCAGAAAGATATCAATATTTGTTTGGTCTCCAAATCATATTTTGCAGGGAAGGTATGGAGTTAAAATGGATTTAACAGGTTCTACGGAAAATGATTTACAAAATAGAGAACAGCAATAAAAATGAATGAGAGGGATAATCCGTCTATGAAATATTATTTAGCGCCCATGGAAGGCCTTACCGGCTATATATACCGCAATGCATACCATGCCTGCTATCATGCCATGGACAAGTACTTCACCCCATTCCTGTCTCCAAAGGCCAACAGCAAACTAAGCTTCAGGGAGTTAAACGACATCCTGCCGGAACACAACCAGGGTATGTACGTTGTCCCGCAGATACTCACAAATCAGGCAGGGGATTTTATACAGACAGCCAAGGAATTACAGGAGTACGGATATTCTGAGATAAACCTGAATCTGGGCTGTCCATCAGGCACCGTGGTATCCAAACACAAGGGGGCCGGTTTCCTGGGGCGGCCGGACAGCCTGGATCGGTTTCTGGACGAGGTGTGCGGGAAGATGGATGAGATGGGCATGGAGGTGTCTGTGAAAACCAGGCTGGGGCTGATATCGCCGGATGAATTCACGGGACTTTTAGAAATTTATAACCGGTATCCGCTGAAGGAATTAATCCTTCATCCCAGAGTCCGCACGGATTATTATAAGAATACCCCAAATATGCCGGCATTTCGCGGCGGGTTTGACGGCAGCCGGTCACCGGTGTGCTATAATGGGGATATATTTACTATATCTGACTATGAGACATTATGCGGAGATTATCCGGAATTGGATAGAGTAATGCTGGGCCGCGGGATCATATCCAATCCCGGACTGCTGGACAGGATTGCGGCAGGGAGGAATTCCGGTGGTCCGGGAACTGACAAAGAAACCTTAAAGCGATTCCACCAGATGATATACGAGGGCTACCGCCAAATCATGTCCGGAGACAGAAACGTCCTGTTTAAAATGAAGGAATTGTGGGCCTGTATGATTCAAATCTTTTCTGACAATGGAAAATATATTAAGAGAATAAAGAAATCCCAGAGACTGGAAGAGTACGAGACAGCGGCAGCTGCTGTATTCCGGGACCTGGATATCCTGGAGGGTGCCGGATTCCGCACGTATTAATGGCGGTATCCGGTACTTTCTGCTTTTAATTTGTTCTGCCGTATTTCCTGAATGTTTATCCCGGATGTTTTTGTGAAAACTGCGGGGATGATATTTTCCTGCCATTGTGCTATACTTTTAGATAATCCGCTTTTTCAATGACACCACATCCGATTTTGGTCCCGGAGTTTCCGGAGGGCTGGGATGTAAAGTCGTCGGCATGACTGTGAATGACGATGGACCTGCCGATAATGTCATCTGTGGAGAAGCGCTTGTCATAGAAGGAAAGCCAGGCATAACCTTCGTTTCCAAGAAGGGGAAGCAGGTCGCCTGCGTGGTCCGGATGAGGTTCGCCGGACGGATTGTAGTGGTCCCCTGTTTTGGTGAAGTCATCAGAGCAATCACCGTTCTGGTGGATGTGCATGGCATAAAAGTCTGTGGAGCCGGGTTCCTGTTTGTTGGGCAGATTGAAGATTTCGGCTTCCACCAGCACACCACTGTAAGGAGTCTGGTAGAATTTTACCAGGCCGCTTAAGTTAGGCGCGGCATCCCCGCCTCTGACCCAGGCAATGGCGGCAGGGGCCCGAAAGCGCAGCAAATCAGCAAAGATGTCAGCAGGAGTGACGGATTGGTTGGCCATAATGGTCTCCTGTAAAAATGATTTCTTTATAGCATATGCGCATAAAAAAATAAGTTTACCTGAATCGGTAAACTTATCTTTCATTTGGAGGGGACCGGCAGAAGGGGAGCTGCCGGTCATAGGTATGAAAAAGTGTTTTCCTGTATAGTAAAAGGTCTATCGCCTTACAAGTATTACTATACAGGGAAAATGTGGCCAAAGTTTGAGCACACGCTAAAGAATCAATAAAGAAACTAAAGGGAAAATAAATAATTTATAAAAGCAGGAGACAGATTATGGTAAGACGATTCAGCAGGAGGCAGGCAGACATGAAGGGAGCGGAGAAACCGGGTATGGAGAACCCGGGTATGGAGAAACCTGGTATGAAGAAACCCGGTATGAAGAAATCTGGTATGATGGAACCCGGTATGAAACAACCGGGCATAAAGCACTCAAATATAGGCCGGTCAATGATACGGCTGCTGGCAGCGGCATCCGCCGCAGCCTTTTTATTAACCACTCCTGTGTATGCGGGAGCCTGGTCCCAGGCGGACGGATCATGGAGATACCAGAAAGACGACGGTTCCTATGCCAGGGGATGGATGCAGAGTACAGATGGAAAATGGTATTATTTTGACGCAAACGGCAGGATGCTGACGGACACAGTCACGCCGGACGGGTACCAGGTGGGACCGGACGGAGCGTGGACAGTTGGAGGATGGGAAGCATCCTATGATGCCAATTACCCTCTGAAGGACTACCTGGACCAGGCCGGGCTTCAATATGTGGACGTTATCATGGGATGGAATGCAAAGGGTGAACCTGTGATGGAAAGGCGCCTGCGCCAGGATTATAATTATGGGCTGTACAATTATTTTGGGCTTTCCGATGATTTGTGCAAGGCATTGTACGGGGAAAGCGACCAGATAGGAACAGGGGAAATGGCTGTGGACGGCGACAGCCTTCTGGTGCTGGGCCAGGTGGCCCTGTATCAGGAAAATGTGGGAAGCGATATCTATAAACAGCGGCGCAATGCACTGGCCCTGGTGATCCGTGATTATCTGAACAGCTACCGGTGGAGAGATGTCAGTGAACTGGAACGGGCAAAGCATGCGGCTCTTTACATTGCCTCGGGCTGCACCTATGATACAGGATTGTATAACCGGTTTGTGAACGGGGAGGACACTTCCGGAGACCTGTCCTTCACAGCCTATGGCTGCCTGGTGAATCATAAGGCTGTCTGCGAAGGCATTTCCGTGGCATACCAGATGCTTGCCAGGTCCATGGGCCTTAACTGCTTCTGTGCGCCGGATGATAATGATAAGGACCACATGTTTGTTTACGTGGAAGCAGGAGGCAATTGGTATAAGGTGGACTTGTCCGTGACAGGGCTGATGCCCCAGACGATGGTGGACCGGTGTTTTAAGACCACGGCAAACCAGGATGTGGAGCGCATTTTTGCCGCTTATTATAATAAGGCCAATCCATATATTGCCCATGTGGATTATGGAAACCTGGCTCCCGGAAATGTGTATGACTTAAGCGCCGGCGGACAGCTCCGGAAATATCCGTAGTCCCCAAGGCAAGGCTTAACAGCATGGCGGAGAGAGAATTTTTAAAAATGATTCCGGCGGTACCGGAAAAGAAAGGACTTAGAACAATAGGATGTATGATAATCTGACAGCCAATGACATAAAGAAAATGCAGGAAGAAATAGAATACCGCAAATTAGTGGTACGCAGGGAAGCCCTGGAGGCAGTGAAGGAAGCCAGGGCCCATGGGGATTTAAGTGAGAATTTTGAATATAAGGCAGCCAAGCAGGATAAGAACAGGAATGAGAGCAGGATTCGCTATCTGGAGAAAATGATAAAAACCGCCAGAATTATATCCAATAATTCCAGGGAAGGCGAAGTGGGCCTGGGAGATACAGTGGAGGTCTATATTCCTGATGATGATGAGACGGAACGTTATAAACTTGTAACTACTGTCAGAGGTAATTCCCTTCAGGGATTAATCAGTATTGATTCGCCCCTGGGCAAGGCCATAAGAGGCCGCAAGATGGGGGATAAGGTTTATGTGAAGGTAGACGATCATTTTGGATATGATGTGGAGATTCGCTCCATTGATAAGACCACGGAAGATGATGAAGATAAGCTGCGCAGTTATTAACAGAATATCATTATCGCTCCATTCTTTATAGATTCAGGCCCGGCAGAAGGTTGAAAAGATTCGGAAGGTCTTGCCGGGCCTTTTGGGCGGTAAGTGTATTTACATAAAATGAGTGTCAGAAGGAGTACCATATGGCGGCAGTTAACATGACAGAAGGCAGCATTACAAAACATCTGGTGGACTATTCCATTCCCCTGATTCTGGGAAATATGTTCCAGCTCACCTACAATGCAGTGGATTCCATCATCGCCGGCAGATTCATAGGAAAGGAAGCGCTGGCAGCGGAAGGTACGGCCAGTCCGGTGATGAATATTGTCATACTCGGCATATCGGGTATCTGTATGGGTGCGTCTGTGCTGATGAGTGAGTTCTATGGAGCAGGCCAGAAAGAAAAACTGAAACGGGAAATGTCTACAACAGTCATATTCGGCTGCTATTTTTCGGTGATAATAGCCATACTTGGTGGAATTTTCTCAAAGTCTCTGCTGGGAGCACTGGGAGTGCCGGATGAGATACTGGGCAAGGCGGCTTCTTACCTGTCTGTTATTTTTCTTGGAGCGCCGTTTACTTACTTTTATAACGCGGTATCGGCTGCCCTTAAAAGTGTGGGTGATTCCAAAACACCACTTAAGTTTTTAGCTTTTTCTTCTATATTAAACGCGGTTTTGGATCTGATTTTTATTGGGGGGCTGGGATTTGGCATCGTATGCTCAGCTGTTACCACGGTAGTGGCGGAGGCGGCCTCAGCTGTTCTCTGCATAACATATGTATACAGAAAAATTCCCATGCTGCAGTTGAGACGGGGAGAGTTCACCATGGACAGGCAGCTTCTCAGGCAGACACTGCGTTACGGCAGTATTACAGCCTTGCAGCAATCCTGCCAGCCCATCGGAAAGCTGTTGATTCAGGGTGCTGTCAATCCGCTGGGCGTGGATATGATTGCGGCCTTCAACGCGGTCAATCGTATTGATGACTATGCCTTTACCCCTGAGCAGAGCATTTCACATGGAATTACCACATTTGTGGCGCAGAACAGAGGGGCGGGCAGGAAGGAACGCATCAGGAAGGGATTCAGGAGAGGCCTTATGCTGGAAGCATGTTACTGGGTGTTTATCTGCATAACCATCACATTATTCAGAAGGCCGCTTATGGGGCTGTTTGTAACGGCGGGAAATGAAGGAATTGTGGCATTGGGCAGCAGTTATCTGGGACTGATGGCGTTATTTTATGTGTTTCCAGCATTTACCAATGGGATTCAGGGATTTTTCAGGGGAATGGGAAACATGAGCGTCACACTGTTGGGAACCTTTGTCCAGACCAGCCTGCGAGTGGTATTTGTATACCTGCTGACGCCTGGAATCGGACTTTTGGGGGTTGCATATGCCTGTGCCATAGGCTGGAGTGTCATGCTTTTGGTGGAGGTTCCTTACTATTTTTGGTTTATGAAGGATAAATAATGGAAAAATAAAAGAATCTGTAGTAAAATGTGTTATATATTAAATAACGCTTTGCCACAAGGGGGATACAAATGAAGGAGGAAGGTACATATTATCCGGCCAGAGACAGGGAAGGCCTGACCGTTTTTATGATGGGAAGCATCATGCTGGAATATAACAGAAAGCCCCTGCAGATTCCCGGAGGGCCTTCGGGAAAGGTACTGCAGCTGGTTCTTATATTGCTTTATTCGGGTGAGGAGGGCGTACACAGGGAGGAGCTTCTGGATATGCTTTACGGAAATGGTGAATGCTCCAATCCTTCGGGGAGTTTACGGGCTACGGTATTCCGGCTCCGCAAACTTTTGGAGGGTAGTGAGCTGCCGCCACGGGAATATATCCGCACAGACGGAGGAATCTACAGATGGGATGGCGGGGAACTGCCGGTGTACATTGATGCCAGGGATTTTGAGAATACGGCAAAGGTGGCCCTGCGCAACCATGATGAGGCACTCTTGAAACGGGCCTGTAGTCTGTATCAGGGGGAATTTCTGGCCCAGCTTGCAGGTGAGAAATGGGTATCAGTGGTGGGAGTCCGCTATCAGGAGCTTTATTTCAGCTGTCTGCGGGTTGCCAGCAGTCTCATGAAGAAAAACCGGGAATACAACGGACTTCTGGAGATATGTAATTATGCCTGCGAGCTGTATCCATATGAGGAATGCCAGATTATGAAAATTGACTGTCTCATTGCCATGAAGCGGTTCAAGGAGGCCATGCAGGTATACGATACAGCTGTTTCACAGTATTTTGAGGAACAGGGACTGCCTCCTTCCGAGAAGATGCTGGAACGGTTCCGTATCATGAGCGGACAGATTCGTTATACATCCGATACGCTAAAGGATATAAGAGACAGTCTTCATGAGAGGGACAGGATTAACGGGCCTTATTACTGTGCGTACCCGGCCTTTATCGACTGTTACCGGCTTTTGGCCCGTATGGCGGAGCGGGTGGATTTTTCCAGTGTACTGCTGTGCTGTACTTTGCTGGATTCTAAGGGGAAGCCTCTGGATACAGGCGGAGAGCTTTTAAAAACCGCGTCAGAGAAGCTCCACGATGCCATCGGAAAGTCCCTCAGGAAAGGGGATTTATTTACCTGTTATAATCCCAGCCAATATCTGGTTATGCTAAACGGCACGTCCAATGAGTATTGCCTGCGGATTTATGAGCGGATTGACAGGAACCTGCATCTTTGGGATGGGGGCAGGAAGGTGAAGCTTAATTACCAGGTGATGCCGGAGAGCCTGATATAGAGAAATGAGGAGAAGTTTATAAGAGAAGCCTATTATAGAATGTTTGCAGAGAAAGATTACAATAGAAGAGTGAAGCTTGTATTAAATATGCCGTCGCAGAAATGAATCTGCGGCGGCTTTCTTTATGATACAGAAGGCATATGGTATCTGTATATCTGAACCATATAATCAATCCGCTAGGCATGTATATTGGGCATGGCCCCGTAACGACCTTCCAGATACTGCTTGCCGTAGGCTTCATCATTACGCGGGATGAGGCCGTTTTCTTTTTTGTAACTGGACAGAGGGTATAATTCCGTATCCTGCCCCTCCTGGCGGCAGCAAAGCCAGATTTCATCCCTGCGCATCTGTGCTGGCTGAAGAATGGCAGTATTGTGGGCGGTGAATAGCAACTGCGCATTATGAGGATTTCTCTCACGATTGGCATAGAGGGCGATCAGGTAACGGAGCGCGTGAGGATGCAGAATACAGTCCAGGTCATCTGCCATCATCAGGCTGCCGTCATCCAGGCTGGTCAGAATTGAGGGCAGCAGTGAGAGCAGTTTTTTAGTGCCCATGGATTCCTCTTCCCATGGAAGTTCATAGGTACAGCCTTCATAAGGACTGTGAACCAGGATTGCAGCAGGAGATTTGTGGTCAGAGTCTGGTATGATGCTGTAATCTGCTATATCAAGTCCCAAATCCTGCAGAATACCGCACAGCCTCCGGCGTGTATCGGCATCGGAAGGCAGTTCTCTGGGACTGCTGCCCTGTATTCTGCTGAACCAGG
Coding sequences within:
- a CDS encoding AfsR/SARP family transcriptional regulator, which encodes MKEEGTYYPARDREGLTVFMMGSIMLEYNRKPLQIPGGPSGKVLQLVLILLYSGEEGVHREELLDMLYGNGECSNPSGSLRATVFRLRKLLEGSELPPREYIRTDGGIYRWDGGELPVYIDARDFENTAKVALRNHDEALLKRACSLYQGEFLAQLAGEKWVSVVGVRYQELYFSCLRVASSLMKKNREYNGLLEICNYACELYPYEECQIMKIDCLIAMKRFKEAMQVYDTAVSQYFEEQGLPPSEKMLERFRIMSGQIRYTSDTLKDIRDSLHERDRINGPYYCAYPAFIDCYRLLARMAERVDFSSVLLCCTLLDSKGKPLDTGGELLKTASEKLHDAIGKSLRKGDLFTCYNPSQYLVMLNGTSNEYCLRIYERIDRNLHLWDGGRKVKLNYQVMPESLI
- a CDS encoding AAA family ATPase; its protein translation is MLIQFSFKNFKVFKEEVLLDFLPASINEHKNTLLKDPADGECILPLIGIYGPNSGGKSTVLNALSCLSSLVTASVTVPTRIKDVHCLFSSDCKDIPTQFDVLFRSQGFLFRYQLQFLKGNIAEENLFYGSLGGSDTGILFNRKESVIHPGRELISFPLKAVPPSVTLLSWLNAYTDSMHAKAAYSWFSRIQGSSPRELPSDADTRRRLCGILQDLGLDIADYSIIPDSDHKSPAAILVHSPYEGCTYELPWEEESMGTKKLLSLLPSILTSLDDGSLMMADDLDCILHPHALRYLIALYANRERNPHNAQLLFTAHNTAILQPAQMRRDEIWLCCRQEGQDTELYPLSSYKKENGLIPRNDEAYGKQYLEGRYGAMPNIHA